The sequence below is a genomic window from Haematobia irritans isolate KBUSLIRL chromosome 3, ASM5000362v1, whole genome shotgun sequence.
GCGATGGCCAATATTACCACAACTTGATTATCTTCACTTTTAATTGTGTGTCTGCTCCCCCTTTGCAGCGTTCTATTatgtttttgtgaaatttgaaagtttttttttttttcattatacctAGTGAAGAGATTACATTTTACTTACGTTGCGTTTACTATTCTGTTGTCTCTCTGTCGCAGCACAGTCTCCGCCTCTCTGCTAcagagtgaaaattttgtttgtatgctCTCAATTTTATAGTTGTTGTTGCTACAGATTTTTGCTGTTAacagccaaaaaaaaatattttaagccaAGTTTAGAAGACAGGTGTTGGTTTATTATTCTCATTCATTAAATCAAattctttaacaattttttccaattgtaATCACACTTTTAACACACGCACatacaaaaacttttatttcatgaTTCTTTTTTGCAACGACAACAAAGTGATTTCACTgatttttcacctttttttgTATACACTAATTCTTGATGAGATGTTTTAGGCAAATGCTACTAGTtgataaaaactttttcgtTTCACTAGCCTGCTTTATTTATTTTCCAATCaaatatattaattattttcaatacttttttcacatttcatgaattatACACGTTCAATTGGTTAAACAAATTTCCGTGTTTTGTCTGACGTTGACTCGAAGCTACCGTATACCATTTCCAATTGGGAATATAGATGGTAActtctcaatagaaatgaaatggaaTGAATACGTGACAGTGACAACTTGGTGGGAAATGAAACATTAAAGAAATCAGCTGCAAAGTGAACAACACCCTAATTAATATGCGTGTTTCCTAGTATGTTAGTATGGGATGTTTATACTGGAATACAATTTGTACAATAGTACTGTAGTTAATACGCCGTTCagattataagtttatccggacgacagtgctggcCCAAACACTAACATTTGAaaaatgccaaatttcaacaatttttcaaacattttttcaaaggattaatgTAATATACAAATTGAGAAAATCAccttctcaacaaaaaaaaaaaacagacataacccgcaacagtaaaattcaacacattagcaataatttctcaagtggTATCCTCATATTGaattgcatcgctactcaataatttctcaaacaattttcgatgcgagtcaaattaaaaattaacatcgttgcaaatacttttcaaccaaaatttgtatgaatgatatccccacatcaaattgaaagtcaaagccaaaattctatgaattttgtataatgtattcattttcgtcaaaataaaatatataataatacactacactacatccctgccaacattttttgaatttgggggcgcttctgagaatccccactacgtcgaaaacagtcgtatacgatatccaaaactcctcggaaaagcgccgtcactattgagaagttgtaccacgccaagttactacaaaaaagtatcgcattagtgcaattattaggtgcccttctggatacatttagaaggacgccaataagagccccttcaaagtgcattttaagatagtcgtaaaagaatcattgtggtcaagtataacacgattgtttagatgtttattaattttattaaacatttataaattctcataaatataacatttatacgactatcacatcgcatttaacatattttgatgcattaataaaagattgatgttgagttacaagttgcaagttacatgttgtagcgtctatcagccagtgcttttattcccaatggaggcagtgtgtctggaaaaatatttgaaaaactttcactttattccatttgaaaagacaaaaattgttcaccaatatacctttcacaattttaatcgaaataactatgttttcagcacttcattatattttttgtttaaataaagtataagaagctagttgtgcttggtggttcacaaaatataaaatggctcttgtaacaatagtgatggcaaaatactttcatgcgaatagtgatggcaaaatactatcacagttggcgattgttgcagtgtcacttacgagtctgtggtagcgatgaggatgaaatggaactttgaaatgctggcagggataatacactacaataccaattgaaaaattataatcctattaaacatatcaacaaataagaacaaaacttaaaaaatcttAAACATGATTTGTAAACAGTTTTGCAttcataattcgatttccttcctgttggtgtcataaaaccgtattaaaatgtattaatatgcgggcaatttgaaattaggaacgtgctggatcgcgtgttagaatagattcccagcagaagaaattcacaaaatatccattttaaactgataataggatgtaaattaaactgacgatgtgatgcacattttcatccagaagttgttgattttatcaatttgttgtttttaacaattttaattggatgcACTTTGAAATGTTTCTGGATACTTTTTCTTGTCGGTAAGCCACTTatgtttcattggtcagcttcttaatgtttgcaagaatgtagcatccaaagattttggttttctgcaaagagatttaaatttagtgaattctctaaagttttgatttaatttttcatattgacgtaccaattattataaactatttgaagcagttccagataattgtccacaattttttcattggtcagctttttaatgttttcaagaacgtagaatccataattctagttttctgcaaagagatatacttttagtgacttccttaaagttttatttcattttttattttcacttacctatttttataaactatttggttatttgcttaaattttccatttttttttttttatttcttcaattgaccacgaacttcgttgcacaaataagtattgaaaaccacatgccctgccagcatttcaaagttccatttcaacctcatcgttaccacagactcgtaaatgtcacttcaaccatcatgaaaaggtacatcaaaaagtacatgcaagtaatttgccatccctactgttaaaaaagccattttttgtgaaacgccaagcgcaaccagcttgttatattttaattaaataaaaacgaaaataaagttctgaaaacatagattatacgcttaaaattgtgaaaagtatattggtgaacaatttggggattttccaaatggaataaagtgattgtttttcagatattttacagacacgctgcctccatggaataaaaacactggttgatagacgcagcaacatgtaactcgctacttgtaactcaacatcatcattaatgccaaaaattatgttaaatgtaatgtgatagtggtataaatgttatatttttaagaatttgtaaatgtttaatcaaattaataaatatctaaacaaacgtgttttactcgaccacaatgattcttttacaactatcttaaaatgcactttttctgattgtttggagggtcccttattggcgtcgttctaaattgatctataaaggcacctaataattgcactcatgcgaaacatttttgtagtaacttggcgtggtacaacttctcaatagtgacggcgcttttccgatgagtttttgatgtcgtatatgattgttttcgacgtagtggggattctcaaaagagtccccaaattcaaaaaatgttggcagggtggttttttcgttgcattttatggtagtgttttgtcaaagttttctcatattatcttcaacaccttttcaaagatttcgtcaacattttggcaaattgaaagtaattcgcaaacaatttgaagatgtattgaagatgagctatttcaagtcaagttgaatttatgttgaaaattatatttaccctcaaactgaaaagttgttgcatttgaaaaacgctcatcctgtgtttattgggatgtttatatttattgtttgagtcctaattatttttataatttttttaaagtaaatttaatgtaattccttattttgagtatccctgtaaccgtatatggccatttcgacttggttgtaaaatgagttaaataaataaaaacaaaataaaaataaaaaagcgtCACActatcaaaatgcaatctgaCAACACcgacgcgacttgcactgatgagatgtgctAATGGATAACAGACATTAAGATGCCCTAGATAGATGAATTTATAACGGAAAATAACGGATATGAAAAATTGGCTGTTATAATATGATCGGCGCATTATTAACATTTTTGCCGTAGTGTCACTGTCCCGTCGTAATACGCATCGCTCAAAACGTTATAATCTAGCTTAGTTCATGCGTCAgctgttctcaaaatttgtttgcaaataCTCGTTCTGGCATTTTCGGCGCAAGCCGGCTATAGGAATATGACACCTGGCAACACTTTGGTATACATGCGTCGATTAAAAAGAATAAAAGGAGAGAAAAAAACTTCGCAAAGTTTTACGCCAAAGTTTTATAATATTAGCACACAAAGAAGGTCGTTGTATTACTAAAAAAATGTCGGATAACGAAAGTAAGGTACCCGAAGGATGGGAGATGAGAACAAGTCGTTCTACAGGTAAGTAAAGAGTAGATTTACAAAACAATATCTTAGTATATATGCAAGGGATGAGAGAGTAGAAGAATTTATGTACCAAGTTTCCAAACTAATTGTTTTATAATGGTCTCTTGTAGGCCTGACATACTATCTAAATATTTACACTAAGGAATCACAATGGGATATGCCGACAGAACCAGCCAAGAAGGAAGTCACATCCAGTGGACCCAATGAAGTTCGTTGCTCCCATTTGCTGGTTAAACATAGTGGTAGTCGCCGTCCATCTTCCTGGCGTGAGGAGAAAATCACCCGCAGCAAGGAAGAAGCTCGAGAAATTTTAGAAGACTATcgcaaacaaattgaaaatggtGCCAGTTTGGATGAACTAGCACAGAAATATTCCGATTGTAGTTCGGCCAAGAGAGGTGGAGATTTGGGTCTGTTTGGACGTGGTCAAATGCAAAAGCCTTTCGAAGAGGCTGCATTCAGTTTAAAAGTGGGTCAATTATCAAAAATTGTCGACACAGACTCGGGATTGCATATTATTCTACGCACAGAATAAACTGACTTAAAATTGGAATACTTGGAGCACTTAAGCCAAAGTAGCATAGAAATACCgcctattattttaatattcataAAACGGAGATTTTAGATATGCAGAAAGGTCTGCCGCTAATTATGCATTTTTcctctaaataaaatttaaaaagaaaatggaaatatcCACTAACAActcatgaaaaagaaaaaatacgttTACTTTTGTTaaaaggatatttttttgtattttttttttagaaaacattttaacttaataaaatattatttaattacaaatatttttttcaaataataccTATATCTAGAACATggaaattactttaattttttcaacagtAATTGAGCtccattaaattttt
It includes:
- the dod gene encoding (peptidyl-prolyl cis/trans isomerase) NIMA-interacting 1 dodo, giving the protein MSDNESKVPEGWEMRTSRSTGLTYYLNIYTKESQWDMPTEPAKKEVTSSGPNEVRCSHLLVKHSGSRRPSSWREEKITRSKEEAREILEDYRKQIENGASLDELAQKYSDCSSAKRGGDLGLFGRGQMQKPFEEAAFSLKVGQLSKIVDTDSGLHIILRTE